GCGATCCGTCGCAAGAGGGTCGGCACCGACGCCCGCAGGTAGATCAAGAGGTCGGGCGGCGGGCACGAGGGGATGATGCCGTCGTAGATCCGCTGGTAGGTGTTGAAGTCCCGCTCGTTCATGATGCCAGTCTGATAGGCGTTCTTCGCGAACATGGCGGCGTCCTCGAAGATCGAGCGGTCCAGGATCGCCGGCCGGCCGCTGGCGACGACGCGGCGGTAGGTCTCGATGCGGGTCGAGAGGAAGTAGACCTGCAGGTGGAAGCTCCACTTGTGCATGTCCCCGTAGAAGTCGTCGAGGTAAGGGTTGTCATCGACCGACTCGTACCAGGGCACATAGTTGAGCTTATCGGCGAGCCACTTGGAAAGCGAGGACTTGCCGCAGCCGATGTTCCCCGCGATCACGATGACCTTGGGCTTGGATTCGACCTGCATGGGGGACCCTCTCGAAGCGAAAGACGGCATGGGATGGACGCTCCCATGATAACACCGAGCGAGGGTCTAGCGCGGCCCCGGTTTGAAACGAATCACGAAGCCGAAACGACGACCCTGAGGGCCTGCGGGCACATCTCGACCGTCAAGGGCAAGACTCCGCGCAGGTCCCCGTCCAGCTGGTAGGGCACGGGGCGCGCCGAGCGAATCTCGACCTGCCGGCAGTGGAGCGTCTCGATGCGGGAGAAGCGGGTGGGGACCCGCAACAGCACCCGGATGAGCCCGAAGATCACGTGGTACCAAGAGCGGGTCCTGAAGACGCACAGGTCGAAGTACCCGTCGCGCACGTCCGCATGCTCGGCCACCGAGGCGTTGGATCGCCCGTAGAGGCGGGTATTGGCCACCACCAGCATGTAGACCAGCCGGCGCAAGCGCTTGCCGCCATCCACCCGGATGGTCATGCGGGTCGCGCGGTGGCTCACGAAGGCCTGGATCCCCGCGAGGGTGTAGGCCATCTGGCCCGCCAGGCGCTTGAGCTGCGGCCACATGGAGATGACGGTGACCGCGTCGTAGCCGATGCCGACCATCAAGGCGAAGTACCGGCCGTTGGCCTTCCCCACGTCGATGGCCATCACTTTGCCCTGGAAGGCCACCCGGGCCGCGGCCTGGAAGTCGGCCGGCAACGCGAGCTCGTTGGCGAGAATGTTGCTGGTGCCCCCGGGAATGATTCCGAGCTCCACCTCGGTCCCCGCCAGAGCCTGCAGGGCTTCGTTGATCGAGCCGTCGCCGCCCATCACGACCACGCGCCGGATGCCCTGGGTGATCGCCTCGCGTGCGAGCGCCTCGATGTGCCCCTCGCCCTCGCTCAAGAAAATTCGGGGCTCCCAACCCGCCTCGCGGGCAAGCTCCTCGAGCCAGTCCCATTCGGCCCCGCGGGTGCGCGTGGGGCCGGAGACGGGGTTCAAGATAATGGCGATGAGAGGGGGGTGCGACATACTCGGCATTGTACCGGAAGCAAGCCAGCCCCACCTCCAATGCTAAGCATTGTGAAGGAAAAAATGCCGAAAAACCGCTTGCCTGGCCGAAGCTGGGTGCTACACTACGAGTAGCCCCCGAGAAAGCGAGGCTTTTGGACCCCCATGAAGGTCATCCCCACTTTCGAGCAATTCGAGACGACGGCGCACCAGGCCGCGCGTCACGTGCTCTACGCCGAGATCAGCGCCGACCTGGAGACGCCCGTATCGGCGTACCTCAAAGTGGCGGGCTCTCGCGCACCGGCCTTCTTGCTCGAAAGCGTCGAGCAGGGCGATCGCCTCGGGCGCTATTCCTACATCGGGTGCGAGCCCGAAGAGGTCTTGCGCTTCGGCCCCGAGACCAACCCCTATCAAGCCCTCAAGCTTCTCATGCAGGCCTCGATCCAGGCCTCCGGCCCTGACCTGCCCCCTTTCGCAGGCGGGGCCGTCGGGTATTGGGGGTTCGAGACCGTTCGCCACCTGGAGCCCGCTGTCGGCGAAGCGCCGCCGGACGACATGGGCCTGCCTGAGGCCGCCTTTCTCCTGACGCGCAGCCTCATCGCCTTCGATCATGCCAAGCGCACCATGCGGGTCATGACGATCGTCCGGCCGGACGGCGACCCCGCCCGGGCCTACCAAGAAGGATGCGACCGGATCCACGCCTGGATCGAGCGCCTGCGCGCGCCCCTCGTCGCCGACCCCCTCCAGCTCGCCGAGCACCCCGAGCCCCTCGTCCCCGACTCGACCCTGACGCGCGAAGGGTACTGCGCGATGGTCGAAAAGGCCAAGGAGCACATCAAGGCCGGGGACATCTTCCAGCTCGTCGGCTCACAGCGGCTGAGCGCTCCTTATTCGGGCGAGCCCTTCGCGCTCTACCGCACCCTGCGCACCGTCAACCCGAGCCCTTACATGTTCTTCCTCGACTGGGGCGACTTCCAGCTGGTCGGCTCAAGTCCCGAGGTCATGGTGCGGCTCGACGGCCGCACCGCGACGGTGCGCCCCATCGCGGGCACGCGCCGCCGGGGGCTCGACAGCGACGAGGCGCTCGGCAAGGACCTGATGGCCGACCCCAAGGAGCGCGCCGAGCACGTCATGCTCGTCGATCTCGGGCGCAACGACCTGGGTCGCGTCTGCAAGCCGGGCTCGGTCAAGGTCGACGACCTGATGGCCCTCGAACGCTTTTCTCATGTGCTGCACATGACCTCGACCGTGACGGGCGAGATGCAGGACGGCCTCGACGGCCTCGACCTGCTCGCCGCCTGCTTCCCCGCGGGCACCGTCTCGGGTGCGCCCAAGGTCCGGGCCATGCAGCTCATCAACCAACTCGAACCGTTCAAACGCGGCCCCTACGCGGGGGCCGTCGGCGTACTCGGGTACGACGGATCGATCAACACCGGCATCACGATCCGCACCATGGTGGTGCGTGACGGCCGGGTGCACGTTCAGGCGGGAGCCGGCATCGTCGCCGATTCGATCCCCGAGAACGAATACCAGGAAACGCTGAACAAGGCGCAGGCGATGCTGCAAGCGTTGCAGCTCGCACCGATCCCCTCGACATAAGGAGCCACACAGGTCCCATGTTTAGCCTCATTCCCCGCGAGGAGACCTTCTTCGACCTCCTCGAAGCCTCGGCCAAGAACGTCATCGACACCGCGCGCCTCCTGCGCGACATGGTTGAAGACTACCGGAACCTCCCCGACCGCTTCCAGAAGATCCGCGACAGCGAACATGCGGGTGACCGCGTCACCCATCAGATCATGGACAAGCTCAACCGGACCTTCGTCACCCCCATCGACCGCGAGGACATCCATTCGCTCGCGTTCGCCCTCGACGACATCGTCGACTCGATCGAGCTGATCGCCGATCGCTTCATCCTCTACAAGATCGAGAAGCCCACCGGCATGACCATCTCCCTGGTGCGCATCCTGGTGCGCTGCTGCGAGGAGATCCACGCGGCCATGGGCCTCCTGCGCACCCCCAAGCGGATGAAGGAGATCCTCGACCACACCATCGAGATCAACCGCCTCGAGAACGAGGGCGACCAGCTCTCGCGCGCGGCCCTCGAGCGTCTCTTCGACCAGCCGGGTGACACCCCTGCGGCGATCCTGGACGTGATCAAGTGGAAGGAGCTCTACAACGTCCTCGAGGAAGCCATCGACTTCACCGAAGACGTGGCCGACCGCCTGCACGGAGTCGTGATCAAAAATGCCTGAGGTTACGATCGCGCTCCTCGTCCTGGTTATCTTCCTGGCGCTGGCGTTCGACTTCATCAACGGCTTCCACGACACCGCCAACGCCATCGCCGCGTCGGTCTCGACCGGCGTGCTCACCCCCCGGCGGGCCATCCTCATGGCCGCCATCCTCAACTTCCTCGGCGCCATCACCGTTGGCACGGCGGTCGCCAAGACCATCGGTAAAGGCATCATCGACCCGGTCTACGTGACTCAGCCCCTGATTGTCGCCGCCCTCTTGTCGGCGATCTTCTGGAACCTGGTCACCTGGTACTGGGGCCTGCCTTCCAGCTCCTCGCACGCCCTGATCGGCGGCATCGTGGGGGCGGGCATCGCGGGCCACGGCTTCGGCGCCATCCACTGGCTCGGGCCCAAGAGCTTCTCCAACATCGTCCAGAGCCTGGTGCTCTCCCCGGTGCTGGGCTTCGCGATCGCCTTCACCATGGTGATCGGGCTTTACTGGATCTGCCGGCGCTTCCTGCCGCACCAGGTCCGTGACGGCTTCCGGGTGCTGCAGATCTTCGCGGCAGCCTTCATCAGCTTCAGCCACGGCTCCAACGATGCCCAGAAGGCCATGGGCATCATCACCATGGCCCTGATCTCGGCCGGGATGCTCAGCGACTTCACCGTGCCCACCTGGGTCATGGTTGCCTGCGCCATGGCCATGGGGATCGGGACCGCCTCGGGCGGCACCAAGATCATCAAGACCATGGGCACCAAGATCGTGAAGCTGCAGCCCATTCAGGGCTTCGGCGCCGACATGACCTCGGCCTTCGTCATCACCCTGGCCTCCCACTTCGGCCTGCCGGTCAGCACCACCCACGTGGCGGCGGGCTCGATCATGGGCGTGGGCTCCACGCGACGCTTCAGCGCGGTGCGCTGGGGGGTCGCCGGCAACATGGTCACCGCCTGGATCGTGACCATCCCCATCACCGCCACCCTCGCTTACATCTTCTACTGGTTCCTCATGTCGGTGCTGCACCTGCACTAGGACCCGGCGGATTCATGCCAGAGGGGCGCTCCGACTTCGGAGCGCCCCTCTTGTCTCGACGGGGCCTAAAGCGATGATGAAACGCCTTTGGTTACTTCCTCTAAGGCCCTGCCATGCGCCTGCTCGATACCGACAAAGTTGGCCGGTTTTCACCAGGAAAGGGCCGATGGATATTGCCAGAGGGCATGGGGTATGCTAAGCTTCCTTCATAAAACTTCATAAGCCTGGGTGCATTGGCTACAACCCCGCAATCTTCTGGCATTCCCGCAACCAGCCTTGTTGAACGACTCCAGCATCGCCGTCGCGCGGCCAACCGCGCTGAACCCTCGGCATCGGAAAGGAGCGTGTCAACAATGGTTGGAAACAAGCCAGGACCAGCCAAAGGCGATCCCCGCATGGTCGAAGCGGGCCGCCGTGGCGGTCAGACCGTCAAGGAAGAGCGCGGTCGCGAATTCTTCCAGCAGATCGGCAAGAAAGGCGGGCAGGCCACCAAGGCCAAGTACGGCCCTGAATTCTTCTCGAGCATCGGCCGCAAGGGCGGCGAGGCCGTGAAGAAGGAGCGGGGCGTCGAGTTCTACTCGTCCATTGGCCGCAAAGGCGGCTCGACCTCCCGGGCGGGCAGACGAAAAGTCGTCAAGTAACCCATACACCTGAAGGCCGCTCCCTCTGGGGGGCGGCCTTCAGGGTTTCACGCACAGCGGCTCGGCGGGCCGAGATTCGCGCTCTCATCGGCTTTACAGGCGCAGAGGGCGCCCCCTATAATGCAGCTTGGGAGATTCGGCAACGGCTGCCGACTTCGTGTGTAGGAGGGTCCAAATGGAACGTCGATCCGCTTCGGGGCTCGAAGTACTGGGTAGCTTGGTGATTGGCGCCGTCGGCGGCTTCGTGCTCGGCATGCTCTTGGCTCCCCAGTCGGGCAGCCGCACCCGCGAGCAGGTGGCCGAGAACCTGGGCGACATCTCGCTGCGCGCCAATGAGCTCGCCGAGAACGTCAAGGGCAACACCGAGAGCCTGCTCAACACCACCCGCACCACCATCGAAGAGAAGCTCACCCTCCTCAGCGAGGCGGTGGAGGCGGGCCGCAAGGCGGCCGCCTACAAGCGCGAAGAGCTGATCGAGAACGACGGCCCCGCCCCCGAACAGGCCTAAGAGGCTAGGAGACTCCCCATGAGCGCGAAGCGCAACCTCACGTTTTACGCCACGGCCCTGATCGGGACCGCTCTCGGCACCGCCGCGGGCCTCCTGCTCGCGCCCAAGTCGGGCGAGGATACCCGCAAGAAGCTCAAGCGGATGGCGGGCGAAATCAGCGAGCAGTTCCCCTCCATGGAGGACCTGCGCCTCAAGGGGCGCCAGGTCCTCAAGAACGCCCCCGATCTGATCGCTTCGCGCCGCAAGCGTCCTAGCAACATCATCCAGCTCTACCGCGAGAAGGAAGACTAACCCTTTCCTTCGACGCGCAGCACGCGAAGCCGCCCCGGGCCACGCTCGGGGCGGCTTCGTCGTGTTAGAATCGAAGGAAAAGTGTCCAGCCCCACGTTTCGAGAAAGGGACATCGCCTTGTCACTCAGCGGCCACGAGATCCGGGACAAATACATCGAATTCTTCAAGCGCAAGGCCCACGCGCACCTGCCCAGCTCCTCGCTGGTCCCCAAGAACGACCCGACCGTCCTGCTGACCACGGCGGGCATGCTGCAGTTCAAGCCCATCTTCATGGGTGTCGAGACCGCCCCCAACCCGCCCCGGGCCGTGACCGTCCAGAAGTGCTTCCGCACCACCGACCTGGACAACGTGGGTCGCACCGCGCGCCACCACACCTTCTTCCAGATGCTCGGCAACTTCTCGTTCGGCGACTACTTCAAGGCGCAGGCGATCGCCTACGCCTGGGAGTTCCTCACCGTCGACCTGGCGCTGCCCAAGGACAAGCTCTGGGTCTCGGTGTTCGAGACCGATGACGAAGCCCTCGAAATCTGGCGCGACCAGATCGGCGTCCCCGCCAACCGCATCGTGAAGCTCGGCGAGGAGGACAACTTCTGGGCGGCGGGCCCCACCGGCCCCTGCGGCCCCTGCTCCGAGATCTACGTGGACCTGGGTCCCGCGGCCGGCAACGGCAACCCCGACGCCCGCCTGGGCGAGGATGACGATCGCTTCCTCGAGGTCTGGAACCTGGTCTTCATGCAGTACAACCGGGACGAGGCGGGCACCCTGACGCCCCTGCCCTCCCAGAACATCGACACCGGCATGGGCCTCGAGCGCATCGCCTCGGTCCTCCAGAAGGTCCCCACCAACTACGACACGGACCTCGTCAAGCCGATCATCCTCAAGGCGGCCGAGCTGGCCGGCGTCACCTACAGCGCCGACAAGGAGAAGGACGTCTCCCTCAAGGTCATCGCCGACCACATCCGCGGCGCGGTCTTCTTGATCGGCGACGGGGTGGTTCCCTCCAACGAGGGCCGCGGCTACGTCCTGCGCCGGATCATGCGCCGGGCCATCCGCCACGCTAAGCTGCTCGGCATGCAGCGCCCCTTCCTCGCCGAGCTCGGCGAGCTGATCATCGGGCACTACGCCTACTACCCTGAGCTGCCCGCCCAGAAGGACTTCATCCTGCAGAGCCTGGTGGCCGAGGAGACTCGCTTCAGCCAGACCATCGACCGCGGCTCGCAGCTGTTGCAGAACGCCTTCGACACCTTCGGCGCGGACAACAAGGTCATCCCCGGCGAGACCGCCTTCGAGCTGTACGACACCTACGGCTTCCCCTTCGAGCTGACCGTCGAGCTCGCCGCCGAAAAGGGCTACACGGTCGATGAGACCGGCTTCCACGCCGCCATGGAGCAGCAGCGCGACCGCGCCCGCAAGGCGCGCGAAGAGGCGGGCGTCACCTTCTCGGCCGTGGACCTCCAGACCAAGGAGGCCACCCCCTTCAAGGGCTACGTCTCGACCGAAGAGACGGTCGAGATCCGCGAGGTCTTCACCGACAAGAGCGGCCGCACCGGCGTGGTCCTCGACCACACCCCCTTCTACGCCGAGTCGGGCGGCCAGGTCGGCGACCAGGGCCTGATCGGCACCGCCCGGGTGGCCGATACCCAGAAGATGGGCGCGACCATCGTTCACCTGCTCGAAGCGGGCAGCGAGACCCCCAAGGTCGGCGACCGCGTTGTGGCCAAGGTGGACCTGGCGCTGCGCGAGGCGACCATGCGTCACCACACTGCGACCCACCTCCTGCATGCGGCCCTCAAGCAGGTGCTCGGCCCTCAGGTCAACCAGGCCGGCTCCTTGGTCGGTCCCGACGAGCTGCGCTTCGACTTCACCTTCGCCCGGGCCATGACCCCCGAGGAGATCGCGAAGGTCGAAGACCAGGTCAACGCCGAGATCTTCGCCAACCGCGCGGTCGCCCACATCGAGATGAGCCTCGCCGATGCCCAGGAGTCGGGCGCGGTGGCCCTCTTCGGCGAGAAGTACGGCGACACCGTGCGCGTCATCGACGTGCCCGGCTTCAGCAAGGAGCTGTGCGGCGGCACCCACGTGCACGCCACCGGCACCATCGGCACCTTCAAGATCGTCCGCGAAGAAGGCATCGCCGCCGGCATCCGTCGCGTCACCGCGGTGGCGGGCGGTGCAGCCCTTTCCTACTTCCGTCGCCAGGCGGATGCGGTGGCTGCGGCCGGCTCGCTGCTCAAGGCCTCGGCCGAGGAGCTGCCCGATCGCATCGAGAAGCTCCAGGACAAGCTGAAGACCACCGAGAACGAGGTCAAGGCCCTCAAGAGCCGTCTTGCGGTCGCTCAGACCGAGTCGCTCTTGGACGGCGCCGTCACCCTGGGTTCTTTCCGCCTGATCAGCGCCGTGGTGCCCAACATGGCCCCCGACGCGCTCAAGGGCGCGGTCGAGCACCTGCGCGACAAGCTCAAGTCGGGCGTGGTGGTCCTCGGCTCGGTCGAAGACGGCAAGCTCGCCGTGGTGGCGGCGGCCTCCGACGACCTGGTTAAGGAAGGCGCGCACGCGGGCAAGCTCATCGGTTCGATCATGGGCCTGGTGGGCGGCAAGGGCGGCGGCAAGCCCCAGATCGCCCAGGGCGGCGGCGGCGAAGCCGGCAAGCTGAGCGAGGCGATCGCTCAGGTCGAGGCGCTGGTCGCTCAGCAGCTCCCGATCAAGGCGTAGCCGCAAGACCAGAAACCAAAAGGCGGGCCCCCAGGTGGGGGCCCGCCTTCTTTCAGGGCTGGTGCTCAGCGAACGGGGAAGAGGTCGGGGGCGCTGGCGGCGGTGAGCTTACGCGCAAGCTCCAGCTTGATCTGACCCTGGTTCCGGCCAAGGCCCTTGCGCTCGGCGCTGAGGCGCACGCCGGAGTCCAGCTTGTACTTGAGTGCCACGCCCACCTTGGGCAGCCCGCTCACCGAGTAAGTGCCGATCTTGAAGTAGGCAGGGCGGGAAGCATCCGAAAGGTAGAGGGCTCCGTCCTTGCCCAGGTAGATGACGCCGAGGAAGCCGTCCTCTCCCTTGACGCTGACGCCGAGGGTGGTGGCCACCACGGTCGGCTGGAGTGGCGCCTTGGCCGTCAGGGTCAGGGTCAGGTGGTCGATGCCGGTATCCCAGCCCTCGAAGGGCCCCACTTCGCCGCTGAAGCTATCGAACATCTTGGCCTGCATGCCACCTGCCTCGCTCGCGTTCACGGCCCCGCCCACGGGCGCTTGACCGCAGCCGGCCGCGACCATGCCGATCAAGGTCAACCCGACGATCCCCGCGCGCTTCCACATGGTCAAAACTCCTGTTCGTACGAACTGTGACGACTACTGTCCTCACTATCGGACGGCTGCTCGAAAGCATTCTTAAGAAGACATCAAGAACACGCTAAATCAAGATGTTCACCCGGACCGGTGAAACACTTCGCGAGGGTGGGTAAGGAGAGAATATTGAATTAAAAACGATAAATAATATTCAAATCAAAGGAGGAGAACGCCATGCGCTACCTCTCGCTGATGCTCGTTTGTGTCTTCTTCCTGGCCGGATGCTTGGCGCCCAACTTCAGGGTTCCTCTGAGTGGGCGTTCGAGCGGCGCTTCGCACGGTTCCCCCGATCTGATCGGCTACGTCGGGACGGGGCCACTGCGGCCGTTCGAGGCGCCCGCCATGAAAGGCAGCGTGAGCTTCGCGAGCCGGCGCGCGCAGGGCACGCTCGAAGAGGTGGCCGTTGGCGCCACCGTCTCACTGATCAACACCGGCAGCAACCAGACCGTCATCACGGGCTTGACCGATGCTCAGGGCAACTTCGTGCTCAACATGCCCAAGGGCTTTCGACCGGACGGAACGGCGGTCTATTACCTGGAGGCCTTCAAGGGAATCGGTGGTAACCTGCCCGGCAATTCCGCCATCCGGGTGCGGACGGTCGCGATGTATCGAAACAACGGCTGGGTGACGATCAGCAGCACCCGGCCCAACGATGGCATTCGCCTCAGCCCCGGATCGACCGCCCTCGCCATTGCCGCCGCCTTGCTCAAGGACGCCGGGCGCAGCGTGTCCCTCGATCAATTGATCGGGCGCATCACCGAGAGCGGCTACACCCCCGTCGACGGCCTCACGTTGGCAGACTTCGAGGGCGTGCGAACCATCGTCGAAGGGTGTCTCGCCGATCGGCGCGATCCGATCGCGGGCGTCGGCTTCAACACCGCGACCAACACCTGGGTGCAAGCCGGCGGCAGCAGCCTGGTCATGACGGTCACCGCCGTCGATCCCACCAGCAGCGAGCGCGGCACCTTGGTGACCTTCACGGGGCAAGGCTTCACGCCCGGGAGCACGGCGGTGGTGCGCTTCAACGGCGCTCCTCAGAACGCGCTCAGCGTGAGCGCCACGGCCGTGGGGGTCACCGTTCCGGAGGCGGCCACCTCGGGGCAGACCTCGGTTCAGATCGGCAACTTGATCGCGCTGGGGCCCACCTTCAAGGTGCCCGTCAAGATTGACGCGCTCTCCCGACTGGACGGGGGTCCGGGCACCAGCGTGACAGTGACCGGCACGGGCTTCGACTCCTCGAATCGCGACCACAACGAGGTTCGGTTCGGTGGCACCAAGGCCACCGTCACCCAGGTGACGGCGACCAGCCTCGAAGTCACCGTGCCGGCCGGCGCGTTCGCAGGACCCGTGAGCGTCTCGGTGTTCGGCAGTGACGCCAATAGCCCCGATCCCTTCTACCCCACCCTGGACTTTACGAGCTTCAGCCCCACGAAGGCGGAGCCCGGCAGGTCCATCACGCTCAAGGGCACCGGCTTCCACAAGGATGCCGGGTCGAACGAGGTGCACTTCGGGACCGTCCTCGCCGAGAACGTGACCCTAGAGAACGACGAACTCAGCGTAAAAGTTCCCCAGAACGCCGTGAGCGGCGGCATCTCGGTCACCGTCAACGGCATCACGGCGAACCTTACGGGCTTTGTGGTTTTGGGTACGGAGCAACCCTTCTCGAACCCCAACATCCAGACGATCGCAGGCACCACCCAGCTCACTGGGAGCATACAGGCAACGAATTGGCCCATCTCCGGGCGTGACATCGCGATCGCTCAAGACGGCACGCAGTACGTCGCGAGCCCGCAGGGCGTGTACAAGGTGACGACCGGTGGCATGGCGAGCCTCCTGGTAAGTAACGCGGAGCTCAACAACGCCGAGCCTCAGAGCGTGGCCTGCAAGGGAGACGAGGCCCTGTACATCAGCACCGAGCAGCGCATTTACCGCTACACGTCAGGAAGCGGCGTCACCTGGATCGCAGGCAACGACACTTGGGTTTCCTCGGGCGACGGCGGGACGGCCAACGGCGCTGGAATCGAGAAGGGTGGGGATCTGGCCCTCGATCACGACGGCAACGTGTACTTCATCGATGCGTGGCGGATCCGCAAGATCGACCTCCTTGGCTTCATCAGCACCATCGCGGGGAACGGAACCTACGGCGACGGTGGGGACGGGGGCCCCGCCGTGAATGCCATGTTTAGATCCCCGAGCGCCCTGTGCATCGCCCCCTCGGGGGATATCTATATCGCGGATACCGGCAACTACCGGATCCGCAAGATCAACGCGAGCGGGACGATCACCACCGTGGTGGGCGACGGTGGGCAATTCAAGCCGAACGACGGGCTCCCGTTAAACATCTCGATTCGGCCAACAGGCCTTACCTTCGGCACGGATGGGCTGCTCTACTTCTCGGACACGCGGCAGATGAAACTGCGTACCTACAACCCGACGGCGCCATCGGTCACGAATAAGGTGATGAACGGCATGAGCTACGAGAACGCTTCAGGCGCGACAAAATCGCTCACGGGTTTCAATCCGCAACAGGTTGCGAGCTCTCCCCAGGGCGAGGTGTACGTCACGATCACGAATA
This genomic window from bacterium contains:
- a CDS encoding IPT/TIG domain-containing protein, with amino-acid sequence MRYLSLMLVCVFFLAGCLAPNFRVPLSGRSSGASHGSPDLIGYVGTGPLRPFEAPAMKGSVSFASRRAQGTLEEVAVGATVSLINTGSNQTVITGLTDAQGNFVLNMPKGFRPDGTAVYYLEAFKGIGGNLPGNSAIRVRTVAMYRNNGWVTISSTRPNDGIRLSPGSTALAIAAALLKDAGRSVSLDQLIGRITESGYTPVDGLTLADFEGVRTIVEGCLADRRDPIAGVGFNTATNTWVQAGGSSLVMTVTAVDPTSSERGTLVTFTGQGFTPGSTAVVRFNGAPQNALSVSATAVGVTVPEAATSGQTSVQIGNLIALGPTFKVPVKIDALSRLDGGPGTSVTVTGTGFDSSNRDHNEVRFGGTKATVTQVTATSLEVTVPAGAFAGPVSVSVFGSDANSPDPFYPTLDFTSFSPTKAEPGRSITLKGTGFHKDAGSNEVHFGTVLAENVTLENDELSVKVPQNAVSGGISVTVNGITANLTGFVVLGTEQPFSNPNIQTIAGTTQLTGSIQATNWPISGRDIAIAQDGTQYVASPQGVYKVTTGGMASLLVSNAELNNAEPQSVACKGDEALYISTEQRIYRYTSGSGVTWIAGNDTWVSSGDGGTANGAGIEKGGDLALDHDGNVYFIDAWRIRKIDLLGFISTIAGNGTYGDGGDGGPAVNAMFRSPSALCIAPSGDIYIADTGNYRIRKINASGTITTVVGDGGQFKPNDGLPLNISIRPTGLTFGTDGLLYFSDTRQMKLRTYNPTAPSVTNKVMNGMSYENASGATKSLTGFNPQQVASSPQGEVYVTITNSVLKLTVSSGALRIAIGNETAGFAGEGAEALLARLNSPEGIAKDQSGNLYVADTNNNRVRKIDPNGVITTFAGDGTSGGNAYNEMMATAASLGRISDVAVSSQGVYIACTDSHRVWRVDGLGKLREVAGNGSPGFSGDGNPATVAQLWYPSAICLDQSGNLFIADRDNNRIRKVDTNGVITTVAGNGDWSYGSDGNPALSQGLGTPNGIACDANGRLYVSDQANHAVRRIEANGIISTVAGSSRMSGFSDGDGTAYSAQLFEPTKLVTDGENLYVLDSGNHCVRHIDAAGQIRTLAGTPQVQGFGNDGGSANQAQLDGPKGIFLDVAAGRLLVADSGNHRIRSIK